From the Glycine max cultivar Williams 82 chromosome 11, Glycine_max_v4.0, whole genome shotgun sequence genome, the window TGAAAACATCTTGCCTGAATCTCTTGGTCTCAATTTTTATGTCCATGAAGGGTTTCTTCTCTATGTTTTCCTTTTCACTCTCCAACATCCTTTGCCTCTTTGCCACGGCCATAGCTGCTTCCCTGTCCTCCAATTCTTGGTTCTTTGCCTCTTCCTGCATGTGTCCCACTTCTTGTAAATTAGTCAACGTTGGCCAAACagatactattttttttgtgcGTGTACGAGGATTTCAAGTTTGAAAATGACAGATTATAAGGttgtcaaaaaatataatttttttactcagAATCCACTTTAAGCTTGGTAAAAGGGAAACATAGAAGTAAATACAGCAAGTGGCAAAGATTTTATAGATCATATTGGAAAAACTTATGAATAAACATCcgaatttaaaattaagcattgaTGTCAAATTTCACCTATCTACGGAATTTTAACTGAATTTTAAAAAGAGAGAACTCAAGACATTGAATCTATCATGTTTGACCAAAACATTAACAAGATAATGCAGAATAATGCTTCAAAGTGCACTTCATGCTTTCCGTTTCACCCACTCCATGCTTCAAAGAACTTTTAAATTATCATGGACTGTACCTTAAGTATTCAATCATGTCGGCTACAAATAAGCCACCACGCATTCCCTCgttatatttcaaataataatatttgttcaaaAGGTAGGTTGCATGCACTTCAACACAATTACGCTGatgttcaaataaataaattttagttgaaGTAGCTGTAAATGGATAGCAAACTTCTTGAAATTTGTACACATAAATCTCAATACAGAGAGTGTTAAAgtcatcataataaaaaatgtgaagTGAGAAGGACCTGAAGATCATGAATGAGACTGTCAAGTGATTTGATCTTCCTATGAGGCCAGCGGGGAATACCAAATTCTCTGCACTTTCTCTTTAGAACAGTAAGCCCAACATTTAGATTTCTTGATGCTTCTACAATTGGCATACCAAAGTACTTCACCAAATCtgataaagaaatttttgcTACAAGATCACTGGGTGCCCTCTTTTTCTTCACTAGAAAACCTGCAAATCCTCACCTCATCTGTTAGATTAAGATATGAATATTTATGCATATGACACACAACATTAGTAAGCTTCACACATGGGGTTTGAGAATTTATGTACAGgatcacaaaaaaaatttaataaataaattgtatacTGCTAAGACTGAACTGCTGGGATAAAAAGGATAATAATTGACAACATTCAAAATTGAGAGCAACATGGTATACAGGATTGAAGTTAATAACAACAATCCTTTAAAAAAGAGGGAATCGTCAGAAGTTTTAAAACGTAAAAAAGAAGTTCCATTTTTATGTCAGTCATAAAGAGGATTCCTGTATTTGATTAGCATTTGAGAACTTTTCTACATTCAGAACCGTAGAATTAAGTTACAACAAATATGGTCATGACAGTCAAAACTTGGAGATATTGTAACAGATAGGTTTCACCAAAAGATTGAATATGTCCATGTAGTAACAAAGCTGCAGAACAAACTTGCTAAATAGGTTATGTCTGTTAGATAACTGAGAGCATTGACTCTGAACCTGGTGAGCTTTCAACATCTGTCTCATTGTCCGGTGACTCAGACTCATAGTCTTCATAAGGAAGAAAATTGAGATCCTGATCAAGAACGGGAAAGACTTTTCGTGATGGTTGGAAATTGTTGCTGTGTCCTTGCCTTTCTTCTCCTGTAGAGTCTTGGGCTATATCTCTGTCTTCCTCCTTCCGGTTCAACTTGTATATCATGTGGAGATCATCAAGCAAGTTTGGAATCATCTTAAGCTTTGGGtttctgaaaattaaaaaagaataataagagGGAGTTAGATCTATGATAAGTTACTTTGTAGAAGTAATCGGAAACAAAATGGAGAAGCTCAGAAGATTTAAAACTTGTAGAAGTGGTGGAGCAGTCTTGTAGCGAGATATTTTTGAGTCAAACAGTAGTAATGGTTTTATGAAACAGTGAAATAGTGATATCAAGACAAGGCTATTAAGAATATAGGCATGTCATATCAAACATAATGATGTTCAAATACATAATTATGCAATTTGGAGATAATGTCATTCCTGCCAAAAGAGAGTAGGACTGGAAATTCAATGAAATCCAGAACTACCCACAAGCTTTCACTCCACTATGGACAggaagaaagtgaaaaaaatgagGTTTAAAACCCTGAAAGGACAAAAATAATGAAcaggataaaatataaatatttgaaaattcatagaaaaaaaataggggATGAGTTTTAGGGAATTTtagggagaaagagagaaggtaGGGAAAGTTAAAATAAGAAGTTATATGCTTTCCAAGCCTTTCCAGAAATTAAAGGCACTAAGGTAGGCATGCCTTCCCCTTAAATGgatattaataagaaaattatgcAGAATACCTTCTGTTTGttgaagaaacatatagtataTGTTTTAATATCACCTTGTTCCCCTTTAATTAGGAAGGGGGGGAAAATCAACTTTTTATGAGGGGAATGGAGATTGGAGAAGAATTGGTCTACTCTATTCCGTtccttttctttaaaatttaaataaaatgcaaAGCATATATTCAAGTATTTCAGCTTCATACATGAAGAATCAACTTTATTCTTGATTCCCTCTCCTCCTCAAAGTGTAAACAAGGTAGTATCAATTGTTCCTTTTTGTCTTGGTAAACCAGTCATATAAATATAAGACTATTACATGAAAGATAAATCTGAATGCCATATTAGAAAATGGTTAAGTGAACATATTGCATTGTCTCTGCACTGGAAGACAACAAAATGTTACTGATTGAGGGGATAAAATTCTACATGAATATCTCTGAATACATCTCCCAATTTTTGGGTGTTTTGGGGAAGGGTCATCCATAGTTTTCACCTTAAGAAACAtctgatatatttttttcagtaaAACCAAACATAAATTGCTTCAACCATTGATGCTATCACTTACTAACCTTTGCTTATATCCCAGGACTAACGGGAAGACCAAAAACATATTCTGGTCAGACAGCTTAGCTTTGTTCTGTTATGAATCCTACTAGTAAAATAGCACTAATGCTATTCCCACTTAAAATTTCCACTACACTTTTTTCCTATATATCTCTCTCTACCACATCACTGGTTAAGTctcacttttctctcttgttttcttATATCACTCTTTGCTGTGAGAATTTTAAGTGAGAATAATATTACTCTTAAAATAGggactataaaaaattatagagggatatattttctaaatttaatttaatatcattCCATGGTCACTCCACTTCCTGCTATTTCAACTTTTCTGTACAAAGAACTCATAACCATAAGTATGCTCTGGAGACTGGAGTCATAAGTGACTAATCGCCATATACATAAAGATTTTTTGGGACACCAGTAAAGTCCTCTACTCCAATAAACATGACGAATTGTGATCTTTCTATTAGAGGGTTATGTCATGAGATGGAAAGAAACTGTTTATTACTTGTGCAGAGGTCTGCCAGTTCTATGCCAAAGCGTTTAACACTTCAATATCTTTCATTCCCACAAGAGAAGAGAACTCTCTCATGTTCTCCAGGGAAAAAAGAGAATCCACATCCCTTATCTGttataaactataaatttaCAACTCAAATTTAGCTTTTGGTTAAAATGTACACATATCAACCCAATTTGCACACATTACAAAATTTTGCTTCTCTATTTTTAAATGCGATTCATTCAAGGTGGGGAAATCTTGGTGGGAACAAAGAGCTAACTACATAATCATATAACGAAAAGGGATCGATTCCAATTCAGTATATGTTATGGACTAATGTGAAAGGCAAATGTAGGGCTAAGCAGATATACCTTGTAACCAACAAAAGCCGTGGAATGCGGCAAAATTGAGGAGTGTGATCGGCATGAAACGCAAAGACACAAAGCCACACTCCATTCCGGTGCCCTTCACACACTTCAGAAACACGAGATTTCACCAATCCAGGAATTGGGGTAGCCTGCATTTCCACATAGGAGCCACTCTCTGAAAACACAAACTCTCTCTCAACTTCCCTTTTCTCTCCACCCCCTCGGCGGTACACATGCACGCTCCTCATCAACTCTGTAATCCACAAACCCACAAaggaaataaacaaacaaaaaacgaAATTCCACcaccccacaaaaaaaaaaatcacatttttcaaCGAAAAACGAAACTTGGAATGAAAATGACAAGGGAAACAGAATCTGGGTCAAGAGAGAGATGCATGGTGACATACATACCTGGTTGGAGGGTGTTGTTGAAGACTAGTAGGTTGGTGAGCAAAGTGGTGTTGGTGTGCGAGGAATCCATGAAGGGGTcatgagaaagagaaagagacagGAAGCAATAGCATGAAGCGTGGACTTAATAGAAGGAAGAGAATGAGGCAAAAACCAGCTTTTAAGTGCAAGTTTGCATGATCTTCCgcttttttttgttggcttcGGATCAGTTTAGAATCATTCCCAGCTAAAATAAGGTACTTTTGCTCCttagtctttttcttttgtcacCTCCTTACTCTCCTTTTaccttcatttatttttcttcacctTTTTTGGTTCGATGTAAATTTATTGTGCAGCCGTTTAATTACTCCATATCGATACGTTTCCTTGTGAATCGAAGTGATTTTCTTATAACAAGCTGGTGCAGCTTACATGAATAGACTATCTGAATGTTATAAATTGTTAATATCagtgtttaatttttacaaataaaaaatgattttttatgtgGTTGTTGAATTAGAGGAATCTAAGCGAATAGCTTGCTTTTTCAAGTACATCATATATCAagatttaacttttaaaattaaaatatttgggataaaattgtgttttaaatCTTTCGATTCTcacttaaaattaatcttaatctttatgtgtgtgttttgggttctgacaaaaaaaaaatagaagaaaaagtgTGTGTTTCGGGTGATGATACATTTTTATGGTGTGAATGAAGCTATGGTTATATTGCttctagatttttatttttacgtgATTAAGGACAATCACCATCAAACTAAACATAacgtaaaaaaatgattttgtttcttgtatttttttcctataattagtgaatttcattctttttataGAACTTAAGAAATTATGATATAAGAGACCaaattctatttaaaaaaattataagagactaattttattaattattaaaattaagaggaccaaaattatcatttttagagTATATAAATTGACATAAATTTTGAACGAAAATTGATTGACTACATATTTTACGTTTGTTTTAATgatagtattattttaaaaggaaataacacaccgaaaattaataaatataatgacatAAAATAACGTAGAAAGAGTTGTCTCGATTGAAAGCATCAAACCGGGTTTTCGCGGAGGCATTTACTAACCGCTTGTTTGTtttcaggttttttttttatgtctgcAAATGCTTCTTTCACGTGTCTTGAAATACATTTtacgattttattttttttgtggtgaAACGACCAATTATAAATGCCTTAAACGTAAAAGAGATGATGAACTGCTATGATGCGTTTGATTATTATGAAACATTTCATTTActacttaaaattattattgataaaaaattcattttgattttaaatcttataattaaaatttttcttttattacagcaaataaaaataaaaaatattaaaattttagtcttagatattttttctataattactaaattaatccctactatttttgtttttttcctgaAGTAAAGATTATTtcttagtaattttaaaattataagaatgaaaaatcaaatttataaagtATAAGGATTaagacaaagaaaaacatgttgtgaaaaaaattaaaaacatatttattttaattaagacagtgcaattattatattataagtttcttattcataattaaaatcatCGGTTGTCCATAatttattatccaaatcaaggtTGGCTACACGGCTAAAGATAAAGTCTAATAAAGTTAGTTTGTTTTTCTAAACAAAGTTTTTTTATACACAAagtcaaaatttgaaataaataatgttttaaaaaaattgttattattgatatattttatcttaGGTTTAATTGCTTTTGGGGGTTCTTTAGTTTCAATTATATGCAATTTCCGtccttctaaatttttttaagccaATTaagtcaatttatttttaaaattaaataaaattagtccatatttttttataaatccttCAAATTCTCATTTTCTACTAAATTTTTTACAACTAAAATGATTATATTGCTTTCTCTAGTTTCAACTTACTAACTAAAACATCAAATCTCACCtagaattaataaataaaaaatattattttatacatataataataataataatgtgagagttttaaatttaaaaatttaagcagtaaaaaaatagaaaaatttaacTGTGAGATCAATATTATCTTTTGAAAGTAAAAAGacctaatttatttaaaaatttaaaaataattaaaattaaggaaACCAAAATTAGAATTAAACATTTATCTTATATGACAACTTGcatttataaaaacatattgttatacatttttttttacatactaTATATCActgtcacattttttttatttagattatattaaaaataaatgtaacctAAAAGAATACTAATAAGTTCAATAGTTATATCAAATAAATGAGTCTAATAAAAGCCATTaactagagtaaaaaaaaaatacaagaaagactaattaattgattaaggCATGTTATAAAATCACATCAGTTACCTGAACAACTACTAATACATAAATAAGAATCAATTCAGTtcctttgaaaataaaataaaaaataaaaaagaatcaatttAGTTTCATGTCAGAATTGAGACATATCTTTCCGCTTACTTGTATAGTTGCACATTCGtggttgaaatatttatttgcatTAATTACTTTTCTGAGTCAtcgttaatataatatttttttttcaccgaacagtaaaaaaattattatatagaaaatttgctaatatatatatatatatatataacaattgttAAAGTGTTgaaatgtaaattattattttttattttattaatatattaaaattatttattttatttttattcactttaaaagataaaatattatataattataggcaacataattgaatattttaatttaaactaaattataattttatttgtcttttaattttaaatttataattttaatctattttttatgtgattttggtctatctaattttttttaaaaaaagcataCCTTTGGTctcatctttaatttttatatgttttatttcttttatttttgaccAATTAAACTCAAGACCTACCATGTTAATTTAAcgtaacataaaaaattaattaaaataaaaaataacttatgaaaaattgaatatttaacgAAAAATAtggatttaaaaaaatggaaaaccaaaaaacaaagatcaaaacaacgaatcagaaattaaaaagagacataaattataatttaaccttcaagagtaacatgtttttttaagaacaaaTCTCATTGATAAGCCATCAAGCAGTGATCAAACTAAAagcaaaaacaataatttatgagtaatatgtaataattcattttattaattggCCGGTCACGGTGGTGCTTTGATTATGTGTTTATCAGCtctaaaattcaacacaaactttctttttttttttctatcaatagTTTAAATCTTCTTGATGAAATCTTCTAAGTGAATatctattaaatattattaataatatcatgATATCTTTGACGTTGTCATGTAGTATTTGGTTGGGAATGTTTATTCATTTTActatttcactaaaaaaatgttGCAAATTCACTTATTCTTATTCAATAAGCATGCCattactcataaaaaaataagcatgtcatattgaatatttattactTAGGAATTGAAATCaggattttttattgataaagatAATAAACCACTAATacattcatttcatttacttaactatgttaaaatcatatttttttatatatcattagttaaaagttattattttttttcaaattatcaaaatttataaattaaaaaataactcttgattaatgatatataaaaacaagtgtcttaatgatttattatttttttctataaatatctTCAAAATATCTCCATTTTAATAGGAACAATGATAGTAtttcaatgattaaaaaaatagtatttcaaatatcttctcattttataagtaataataaaataatttcagaaACAAGAAGACTCTAATTTAGAGACACAACTTcgaagagattttttttttttgaatgggagtatttttttaatgtacatGAATCTCACTTTAATGCGAAAGAAtcataatgttttttaatagtaattttttcatACATGAATTTTCCATTATGACAATTAGATTAGATTAAAGGACTTAActacaaataaatataagttcaaatatttaattaaaaatcagaaatctaattaaaaattatcaaaataatttaaaaacctaCGAATTTAACCTAATTAATATGAGTTCTTAACTatgttggtaaaaataattaagctcaacaaaaaaaattactaaaacacACACGCGTACACAACCAAATCACGCATTCAAACTTGATGACGGTGTAATTGGAATGATCCGGCGGCACGCAGCGTTTGACCCAGAAGTGGCAAGCAAAGTGTGCGGTACTGTGATTGAACCATTTTTGCTGTCACTGGCAAAGACTTCAAACCTCGTAACTCTGAGACACTGCAACCAAATCCACGCTAAGCTCATAGCCTCCCAATGCATTTCACAAACCCACTTAACCAACAACCTCTTGAGCCTGTACGCCAAATTTGGCCACTTTCGCCATGCCCACCTCCTGTTCGACCAAATGCCTCAGAGGAACGTTTTCACCTGGACAACCTTAATTTCCTCGCATTTCCGAACCGGGTCACTTCCAAAAGCCTTTGAGATGTTTAATCACATTTGTGCATTGAATGAGAGACCCAATGAGTACACCTTCTCTGTTCTGCTTCGAGCTTGTGCCACTCCTTCATTGTGGAATGTGGGTTTGCAGATTCATGGCCTGCTGGTTCGGTCTGGGCTTGAGAGGAACAAGTTTTCTGGGAGCTCTATTGTGTATATGTACTTTAACAGTGGTAGTAATCTTGGGGATGCATGTTGCGCCTTTCATGACTTGTTGGAGAGAGACCTTGTTGCATGGAATGTTATGATTTCTGGGTTTGCTCGTGTTGGTGACTTTAGCATGGTTCATAGGTTGTTTTCTGAAATGTGGGGAGTGGAAGGCTTGAAACCTGATGATTGTACCTTTGTTAGCTTACTCAAGTGCTGTTCTTCATTGAAAGAGTTAAAGCAAATTCATGGGCTTGCATCTAAGTTTGGTGCTGAAGTTGATGTTGTGGTGGGCAATGCTCTGGTTGACTTGTATGGCAAACATGGGGATGTCAGTTCTTGCAGGAAAGTCTTTGACTCCAAGAAGGAGAAGTATAATTT encodes:
- the LOC100306328 gene encoding RWP-RK domain-containing protein yields the protein MDSSHTNTTLLTNLLVFNNTLQPELMRSVHVYRRGGGEKREVEREFVFSESGSYVEMQATPIPGLVKSRVSEVCEGHRNGVWLCVFAFHADHTPQFCRIPRLLLVTRNPKLKMIPNLLDDLHMIYKLNRKEEDRDIAQDSTGEERQGHSNNFQPSRKVFPVLDQDLNFLPYEDYESESPDNETDVESSPGFLVKKKRAPSDLVAKISLSDLVKYFGMPIVEASRNLNVGLTVLKRKCREFGIPRWPHRKIKSLDSLIHDLQEEAKNQELEDREAAMAVAKRQRMLESEKENIEKKPFMDIKIETKRFRQDVFKRRHRARAVEKHNSTVSST